The DNA sequence TCAGTCTATTCCCTCTGGGATTTTATTTGTTGACGGCATTTTTAGTCAAAAAAACTGGTGCTGGTTATCTGGATATTGTTTGTTTGTTGCTCGAGCGTGGTGCAGATCCGCGGCTCTGCGGTGACTGGCTGGTGCGGTTCTGTATCTGGCGCGATCGGGTGGATATTTTGAAGGTGTTGCTCGATGCAGGGCTCGATCCGACGATTGCTGAACTGCCTCGTTCCGGTCTTACCAATCCCGATATGATTGCTTTGCTTTCGAGCCAAGGGGTGGATTGCGATCCGAATCGCGCAGAGGATGGGTGGCCGCCGATTGTTTTTCAGTCCCGCGGCGACCGTGGTGGGAGCGTTGATCGCGTCCGGGATTTGATTGCGCGCGGCGCCGATGTAAATGCGCGCAATTATAAGGGTCAGACTGCGTTGCACTGCGCGGCGAGGGCGGGGTTTGTGGAGATTGTTTCTCTACTTCTTGAACACGGTGCCCAAGTTGATTTGCGAGATGACAAGGGTCAGACGCCGCTTATGATTGCGCTGCGTTCGACGATTAAGAATAAGGATAAACTCCGCGAGGTTGTTCGCGTTCTCAAAGTAGCGGGTGCGAAGGTCGGTGAATGATGAGCTGGTAGAGAAAATAAATTTTCAAAGGAAGAGAAATATGAAAGCAAGGATCGTTGGAGAGCGACAGTCAGATGTGGTGCCAGCACCTGTGCCGGAGCCGAAGGAGGATTGGGCGGTGGTGAAGGTGCATGCTTCGGCGATGTGTACCGAGTACAAGACGTGGTTAGCGGGTGATCGGCGCGAGGTGATCGGGCACGAGGGTGCTGGCGAGGTGGTGGCGGTGGCGCAGCCGGGGCGGGTGAAGGTGGGGGACCGGGTTACGGTGATGCCGCAGTATCCGTGTGGCAATTGTGCTTTGTGTCGATCTGGTGATTATATCTATTGTGAGGATACATACAACTTTGCCGAGTTCACTGGTACCCGCGATGGCAGTGGCACGTTTGCCCATTATGTGGTTAAGCCCTCATGGCTTTTGTTGCCGATTCCTGAACGGGTCACTTATGAGCAGGCGACGATGGCGATTGACGGTATTGGCGCTTCTTTTGGGGGCATGCAAGCTATTGGTGTGGGTGCGTTTGATACGGTGCTGATTACGGGTCTGGGTCCGGTGGGGCTTGGCGGGATTATCAATGCCCGGTTCCGCGGAGCGCGGGTGCTGGCGGTGGAGCCTGCGCCGTGGCGCGCTGCTCTCGGTCTCGAGTTGGGCGCAGAGGTGGTGCTGCATCCGCAGGATGATCCGCTTGCGCGTATTCGAGATTTGACAGATGGTCGCGGGGTTGATTGCGCGGTGGATTGTTCTGGTTCAGTGGCGGGCGAGCGGTTGTGTATTGATGCGGTGCGGCGGCGCGGACGAGTGGCTTTTGTCGGCGAGTGTTCCCAGGAATTGCCGATTAAGGTGAGCCCAGATTTGATTCGCAAAGGGTTGCTGGTGTCGGGGAATTGGCTGTACAATATGCAGGATTACGAGGGCGTGATGCAGGTGATCGCGGAGTCGCCCCTTATCGATAAGCTGATTAGCCACGTTATGCCGATGAGCAATATTCAGGAGGCTTTCGGTCTTTTAGCCGCTGGCGAGGCCGCAAAGATCGTGCTTCATCCCTGGGCGTAGTGCGTTTCTTTTAATACGCTTTCAAGCCATGCTCTGGCACGCTTGCGACATGCACTTTCCCTGTGCATCCACAGGTCTGTATGCGGGTGGACGATTTTGCCTTCGGGGATGTTGAATATCTGGTCGGTTGGTACGTTCAAAAATGTGAAGCGCGCCAGGTCGAGATGCGCTTTGAGAAATTGATCTTTTACCCTGCTGGCGTTCAGACCGCAGATGAGCACGGGCCTGCCTTTTATCCGTGCGAGACGGGTGAGAGAAGATGCGCGATCACTTTCTGGATAGTCCCATTCCTTTTCGCCATCGAAATGGTCGTGGGTGAAGATGCCTTTCCAATAGGCTGCAATTTCGTCATCTGCAAGGCCGATGTAGCTGGTGCCTATGGCTCCGCGTGAGAAGCCGCAGATGAATATGTTGTGTGGGTCGCCTCCAAATTTTTCACAGATCCGCGGAAGATTGGTCTTGCAGTAGGTCACGGTTGCTTGCTTATCGGCCCACCATGTGACGGCGTTTTCTTTTTTTTCCTTTTCTACATAAGGCATGGTTATCCAGATAAATCCTCGCCCTCCACTCATGCCATAGCCCAGGTTCGCATCTTCTACTTTGCCCGTTGATTTGCACGGTTCCCATTTGTTGCCGGTGTATTCGACGATGACGGGATATTTGCGCCCAGGTTGCCAGTCTGTGGGAAGGTATAGCGCGTGGTGTACACCAGTTCCTCTGTATTCCAGCGCGATTTGACGCACACGCCTGCCCGGGCCAGGTGCTTCATCCGTCATGGTTGGTGTAACGAGGTCTAATGGCATGGTCCCCCAACTCGCGGGATCTGTTCAGGATTCCAATTTGTCGAGCCAGCGCGCTACAACCCGACTGCCTTTTTGTATTTCAGAGATGGCTTCGTGGTCGGGTTGCTCCTGTTCGTCGATCAGACCTTTTCGCCGGAAGCGATTTCGGATATAACCGCCACAAAGATGCGCGCCTATTGCGCCGGGGTTTTCCAGGAGGCCGTACAGGGCTTCGGCATACCATTTCCCATCCGCGAGATGATATTCCCCATCCAGATATTTTCCGCTGTCATCCGCGATGGTTTCTCGGGGACGGGATCCATCTGCCCATAGAACCGGTTTTCCCGTGGCTGTGTGCCATTCGCGCATGTGTGTGACCGGGTCTCCGAAGTCCTGAAAGCTGAGTACGTCAACGTACGGGTCGGCAGCCTGTACAATTTCCATTGGGAGTGGTGCGAGTGCTTCGTATCGGTCTCCGAGGATCAGGTGATGGGGATCATAACGGCGAATGGCGTCGTGGGTGATTTTGTAGTATCGCTGTGCCATGTTGAATAGTTCAGTCCGGCCCGCTTGTGATTCCAGTCGCGCGGGATCAAACATGGGTCCGCGCCATGCTGTGTGTGGGGTTCGGACGTGAACCCAGGTTGGACAGTCCGAGTAAAAATAGCCGATTAAGTTCGGTTCGTCTCTCAGTCGGGCGCATTCGGATCTGGCGACATAGTCGCACCAGTCCTCGAAGTCTTTGCTGTAGATGTCGGGATTTTTGTGCCATGCGTTCCATTGATGTGTTTCGATGAAGGGCAACAGGTGGCAGTAGGGCATGGATAGCGCGCGATATTCTTCCAGGGTGAAGCTCGGACTGTGCGCGTGTTTTAAGATGGTCACGTCCTGTACCCAGCCGACGGTGTTGAATCCCCAGGATTTCAGGTCGGGGGATACGGATTCACAGATCCATTTGATGCTGTTGTTGTCGTATTTTTGTTTCCAGCGGAGCAGATTTTCTGGATACAGCAGTGGGGAGGAGTCGATGTGATTCAGTCCAACTGAGAAGAACGGCTGTCGCTCCGGCGTGAGCAAGATCCAGCGTTCTCCATGTTTTGCGAGGGTGAAGAATCCTTCGGGGGATGTTTGCGTTGTTTCGACTGTTTCCAGTGTGGTGTTCATTGAAGCTCCCTGGTAGTTGTTACACTTTGACTTTGTACTTGAGGTCGTTGGGTTCATCACCCGTTATGCCCCGAAATCCCCAGCAATGCGGTGCTTGTTCTTTTATGGTGATTTCGATGTCTATGGGGGGAATAGATAATTGACTTTCGATTTCTTTGAATAGCGTTTTGATCAGGTTCTTTTTGGTTTCTATCTGGCGACCTGCCATCATGTTGATTTCTATGACGGTGTATGCATCTGTGCGACCACCGGGATAGTAAAAATCCTCTTTGTCCATGGGCACGAAGCGGTGTGCCCGTTTATCCTCTGGCATGCCGAGGACAGATTGCATACATCCGTGAATCACATCGGATAATTTTGCTTTTATGGGATTCAATTTTTCTTTGATACCATATACGACGATCATTTTCATTCCAGAAAGTAAGAGATGCTCCATAAACAAGATAGAACCAATGGATCTTTTGTTGGATAATTGATCTGTCTATAATTTGTCTGTCAAATCAAATCATCAAGTTCTTCAATGGGTGAGAAATATCCCGCGCTAATAAATTCTGCTAACACGCGGTTTCCTTCAAGCAACGAGATTGTGGATCGTCTGACAAGCACACCGAGCACAC is a window from the Gemmatimonadota bacterium genome containing:
- a CDS encoding ankyrin repeat domain-containing protein yields the protein SLFPLGFYLLTAFLVKKTGAGYLDIVCLLLERGADPRLCGDWLVRFCIWRDRVDILKVLLDAGLDPTIAELPRSGLTNPDMIALLSSQGVDCDPNRAEDGWPPIVFQSRGDRGGSVDRVRDLIARGADVNARNYKGQTALHCAARAGFVEIVSLLLEHGAQVDLRDDKGQTPLMIALRSTIKNKDKLREVVRVLKVAGAKVGE
- a CDS encoding zinc-binding dehydrogenase, whose product is MKARIVGERQSDVVPAPVPEPKEDWAVVKVHASAMCTEYKTWLAGDRREVIGHEGAGEVVAVAQPGRVKVGDRVTVMPQYPCGNCALCRSGDYIYCEDTYNFAEFTGTRDGSGTFAHYVVKPSWLLLPIPERVTYEQATMAIDGIGASFGGMQAIGVGAFDTVLITGLGPVGLGGIINARFRGARVLAVEPAPWRAALGLELGAEVVLHPQDDPLARIRDLTDGRGVDCAVDCSGSVAGERLCIDAVRRRGRVAFVGECSQELPIKVSPDLIRKGLLVSGNWLYNMQDYEGVMQVIAESPLIDKLISHVMPMSNIQEAFGLLAAGEAAKIVLHPWA
- a CDS encoding agarase, whose product is MNTTLETVETTQTSPEGFFTLAKHGERWILLTPERQPFFSVGLNHIDSSPLLYPENLLRWKQKYDNNSIKWICESVSPDLKSWGFNTVGWVQDVTILKHAHSPSFTLEEYRALSMPYCHLLPFIETHQWNAWHKNPDIYSKDFEDWCDYVARSECARLRDEPNLIGYFYSDCPTWVHVRTPHTAWRGPMFDPARLESQAGRTELFNMAQRYYKITHDAIRRYDPHHLILGDRYEALAPLPMEIVQAADPYVDVLSFQDFGDPVTHMREWHTATGKPVLWADGSRPRETIADDSGKYLDGEYHLADGKWYAEALYGLLENPGAIGAHLCGGYIRNRFRRKGLIDEQEQPDHEAISEIQKGSRVVARWLDKLES
- a CDS encoding tautomerase family protein — protein: MIVVYGIKEKLNPIKAKLSDVIHGCMQSVLGMPEDKRAHRFVPMDKEDFYYPGGRTDAYTVIEINMMAGRQIETKKNLIKTLFKEIESQLSIPPIDIEITIKEQAPHCWGFRGITGDEPNDLKYKVKV